TCCGCGAAAACCGCCGTCGTTGCCGGCAGCTCCAGCCATTGCTCGCCGGGTGCGAAGACGACGGCCGTCATGGCGGGCAGCTCGTGCAGCGGGCGCGGCATGTCGACGTCGGCCGCCAAGACCGGTCACGGTGACTGCGACGCCTGCGCCGACATGGCGCTGTGCTACGAGGAGCTCGAGTCGGCCGGCACCCGCACCCAGGTCGTCCCGCTCAAGAACGGCGTGATGTTCGTGTACACCGCCGAGTCCCCTGGCCGCGTGAACGTCGTGCAGACGGCGATGGCCCGGCGCAACGACCGTCTGGCGCAGATCGTCACCGCGGGCGACAAGGCCCACCTTTGCCCCGAGTGCAAGACGATCCGCGGCGCGATGGCGAGCGGCAAGATGAGCCGCGAAGTGGTCAACATCGAGGGCGGGGCCCTCACCCTGATGACCTCGAACGATCCGGCCGTCGTGGCTCGCATCCACGCGATGGTCGACAGCCACAAGGGCGGCCGCTCCAAGATCTGAGCGATTCGCCTCTGTGGTGCTGGGCCGGCCCTGCGGGGCCGGCCCATCGTATTGGGGGCTCTTTGCCGCGTCCTGGCCCGGGGGGCTAGGCTCTTAGGTCCATGAAGCCATCCCGCTTCAGCCAACGGATCATCGTGATCCTGGGTCTGGGCGTCGCGTTACCAGCCCTGGTGCTGGCGGCGCTCGGCATCTTCCTCACGCTCAGGATCTCGGAGGCGGTGGAGTCGCAGAGCCTGCGCTACGACCACTATATGGCCCAGCAGGTCGTGGAGGGCTTCGAGCAGGAGCTGCTCTCCCACCTGCGGGATGCGGTGGCCGTCGCCGAGATCGAGGCGCGCAACGGCGCTTCGACGCAGACCATCACCTCGGCCCTGGCTCAGGGCACGCGGGAGTTCCGCGATCCCGACTTCGTGCCGCTCTCTCAGCTGTCGGACTATCTGCTGCTGGTCGTCGAATCGCAGCCGCTGGTCTATGGGCAGGACGTGCGCGGTCCCAATCGTTCGCGCTTCTCGGGAATGATGCTGCGGGACGGCCAGGGCGAGATCGTCGGCGCCGGAGGGTGGTGGGTGGACCCTCGAGTCTTCCTCAAGGATCACCTGCAGGGTGTCATGGAAGACCGGCTCGCATCCAACACCCGCATCTACGGCGGCATCGAATCGTCCCGCAATCTCTCGGTCGCGGTGATCGGGCCCGACGGCGCCGTGCTCGCCAAGGTGCGCGAGCCGGCCGGACCTTCGGAGTATGGCACCGCGCTGATGGAAGGACCGTTCGAAGGGTACGCGATTCGCGTCGCTCCGACCGGGAACGCGCCGGTCGCGTGGGCGCGTCGCTTCGTGATCATCGAAGTCGCGTTCATCAGCCTGATGGGGCTCGTGATCATTGGAGCGACGTTGTTCGGGCTGCGCTACACCGTGCGGCAGCTCGAGCTGGCCCGTATCAAGTCGAGCTTCGTCTCCAACGTGTCTCATGAGCTCAAGACGCCGATCTCGCTGATCCGGCTCGCCGTCGAGACGCTCGAGATGAGGCGGTTCACGTCTCCCGACCAGGCCGAGAAATTCATCCGGCAGATCGGACGCGAGACCCTGCGCCTGAGTCAGCTGGTCGACAACATCCTCGACTTCGCGCGCCTCGAAGCCGGACAGCGCGTGTTCAAGTTCACCGACGTCGATCTGGGCGAGGTGGTGCGCGAGACCCTGGACAGCTACCGCCTGCGGCTCGAGGACAAGGGATTCACGCTGACCGTCGATCTCCCGGACCATTTGCCGCAGATTCGCGGGGAATCCAACGCCATCGCCCAATGCCTCCTGAACCTGCTCGACAACGCGATCAAGTACTCGCGCACCCGCAAGGAAATCCGGGTCTCCGCGGCAGCCGCCGAGGGCGAAGTCTCGATTTCGGTGTCGGACCGGGGCATCGGAATCGCCCCGCGGGACCAGAGGAGGGTCTTCGAGAAGTTCGTGCGTCTGGAGACGGGTCTGGTGCACGATGTTAAGGGAGCCGGGCTGGGTCTGTCGCTGGTGGATCAGATCGTCCGGGCTCATGGAGGGCGCGTCGAAGTCAGCAGCGCGCTCGGGGAGGGCAGCACGTTCACCCTGGTCTTCCCGGAGGTCAGTCGGGCCGAAGGGGCCAAGGGTGACGAGCCGCAAGCGAGGACCGCATCATGACCGAAAACAATAATGACAAGAAGCGCGTGCTGATCGTCGAGGACGAGGAAGGGCTCATCGAAGGGCTGGAGCACAACTTCAAGTTCGAAGGGTACGACGTGCTCACGGCCCGCAATGGGTCCGAGGGGCTCAAGCTCGCACTCAAGCAGAAGCCGGACGTGGTGGTGCTGGACATCATGCTCCCCGAGAAGGACGGGTTCACCGTGCTCAAGGAGCTGAGGCAGCGGCACCGCGACATGCCGGTGCTGGTGCTGACCGCGCGCAACTTCGAGGCCGACGTGCTGAAGGGCTTCGACCTGGGCGCGGACGACTACCTGACCAAACCGTTCGGGGTGAAGGAGCTGCTGGCCCGGGTGAAGCGCCTGGTGTCCAGGGGCCCATCGACCGCCCCGCCGCCCGGACCGACCAAGTACAAGTTCGGGGACGTCGAGGTGCTGTTCGAGCCCCGCGAGGTGCGCAAGATCGGCAAGCAGGT
This genomic window from Candidatus Eisenbacteria bacterium contains:
- a CDS encoding HAMP domain-containing sensor histidine kinase, translated to MKPSRFSQRIIVILGLGVALPALVLAALGIFLTLRISEAVESQSLRYDHYMAQQVVEGFEQELLSHLRDAVAVAEIEARNGASTQTITSALAQGTREFRDPDFVPLSQLSDYLLLVVESQPLVYGQDVRGPNRSRFSGMMLRDGQGEIVGAGGWWVDPRVFLKDHLQGVMEDRLASNTRIYGGIESSRNLSVAVIGPDGAVLAKVREPAGPSEYGTALMEGPFEGYAIRVAPTGNAPVAWARRFVIIEVAFISLMGLVIIGATLFGLRYTVRQLELARIKSSFVSNVSHELKTPISLIRLAVETLEMRRFTSPDQAEKFIRQIGRETLRLSQLVDNILDFARLEAGQRVFKFTDVDLGEVVRETLDSYRLRLEDKGFTLTVDLPDHLPQIRGESNAIAQCLLNLLDNAIKYSRTRKEIRVSAAAAEGEVSISVSDRGIGIAPRDQRRVFEKFVRLETGLVHDVKGAGLGLSLVDQIVRAHGGRVEVSSALGEGSTFTLVFPEVSRAEGAKGDEPQARTAS
- a CDS encoding response regulator transcription factor — encoded protein: MTENNNDKKRVLIVEDEEGLIEGLEHNFKFEGYDVLTARNGSEGLKLALKQKPDVVVLDIMLPEKDGFTVLKELRQRHRDMPVLVLTARNFEADVLKGFDLGADDYLTKPFGVKELLARVKRLVSRGPSTAPPPGPTKYKFGDVEVLFEPREVRKIGKQVALSYKEFELLKYLIEHRGRTVSREELLEEIWGVDEELGVTTRTVDTHVSNLRSKLGGGFAQPFIVAVHKVGYKFVEP